A stretch of the Acyrthosiphon pisum isolate AL4f chromosome A2, pea_aphid_22Mar2018_4r6ur, whole genome shotgun sequence genome encodes the following:
- the LOC107882412 gene encoding uncharacterized protein LOC107882412 produces the protein MKITTHFVERAANMCNNYSCIIDIEEYNIPEKNKFSRKMLYIIVFVTLITLCLTFKVIGKPTSGPNNELWDEIKQINLEIALIKHKIEDIENSELSSNVITSRDVNGWLAVKEGYSTVYSALENYFGKGKSNPNSIQASGSNWTDVTVHQEHNINKTVREIHHIYNSTVTIHNTLLQ, from the exons atgaaaataacaacTCACTTTGTTGAACGTGCGGCTAATATGTGCAACAATTATTCTTGTATCATAGAC attgaagagtataatattccagaaaaaaataaattttcaagaaaaatgctttatattattgtattcgtaACCTTAATCACACTTTGCTTGACATTCAAAGTTATAGGGAAGCCGACTTCA ggaCCCAATAACGAACTATGGGACGAAATCAAACAGATAAATTTGGAAAtagcattaattaaacataaaatagagGACATTGAAAATAGTGAATTGTCATCAAACGTCATAACATCACGTGATGTTAATGGTTGGCTGGCAGTAAAAGAGGGTTATTCAACGGTATACTCAGCACTAGAGAATTATTTTGGGAAGGGCAAGTCAAATCCTAATTCAATTCAAGCTAGTGGTTCTAACTGGACGGATGTAACAGTCCAccaggaacataatattaataagactgTGCGAGAAatacatcatatatataatagcacGGTCACAatacacaatacattattacaataa
- the LOC100573225 gene encoding THAP domain-containing protein 2-like isoform X1, with product MSCSAVKCTNRSSQSIRLFRLPAQLERRKIWINNTRRAQWQPTESASLCEVHFEENQFERKRIDGWIKLKWDAIPKMFNVPNPPKSVMAKRKSKYKILDPPLNVQSNEIENTTGASMRSLQSIPT from the exons atgtcgtgTTCTGCCGTAAAATGCACAAACCGAAGTAGTCAAAGTATTCGGCTATTCAGATTACCGGCTCAACTTGAACGCAGAAAAATTTGGATAAATAATACCAGAAGAGCTCAATGGCAACCTACAGAATCTGCTAGTCTGTGTGAA gTTCATTTTGAAGAGAACCAATTTGAAAGAAAAAGGATAGATGGCtggattaaattaaaatgggaCGCCAttcctaaaatgtttaatgttccAAATCCACCAAAGAGTGTGATGGCAAAAAGAAAATCCAAATACAAG ATACTTGATCCTCCTTTGAATGTTCAAtcaaatgaaattgaaaatacaactGGTGCAAGTATGCGGTCATTGCAGTCT ATACCTACCTGA
- the LOC100573225 gene encoding THAP domain-containing protein 2-like isoform X2 codes for MSCSAVKCTNRSSQSIRLFRLPAQLERRKIWINNTRRAQWQPTESASLCEVHFEENQFERKRIDGWIKLKWDAIPKMFNVPNPPKSVMAKRKSKYKFNVLDT; via the exons atgtcgtgTTCTGCCGTAAAATGCACAAACCGAAGTAGTCAAAGTATTCGGCTATTCAGATTACCGGCTCAACTTGAACGCAGAAAAATTTGGATAAATAATACCAGAAGAGCTCAATGGCAACCTACAGAATCTGCTAGTCTGTGTGAA gTTCATTTTGAAGAGAACCAATTTGAAAGAAAAAGGATAGATGGCtggattaaattaaaatgggaCGCCAttcctaaaatgtttaatgttccAAATCCACCAAAGAGTGTGATGGCAAAAAGAAAATCCAAATACAAG tttaatgtttTAGATACTTGA